One Halarcobacter ebronensis genomic window carries:
- a CDS encoding arginyltransferase, whose amino-acid sequence MHILEHDVEFVEENRDCSYFSDEISDIRYRYIHKCNIDDYQNMLEHGWRRFGKMHFVPECKECTKCVSMRIDVANYKFSSSEKRVFKKNLDTKLYIQPPSLTLDHLRLYDKYHEHMNKKKDWPYTPIEPSEYDRSYVQGKEEFTKEFLYVRDNKLIGVALVDILPESISSIYCYYDHDYEKLSIGKFSILAQIKIAKELNIPYIYLGYWIKNHYSMGYKEAYLPFEVLKNRATLSEDAVWEKYKK is encoded by the coding sequence ATGCATATTTTAGAACATGATGTAGAGTTTGTTGAAGAGAACAGAGATTGCTCTTATTTTAGTGATGAGATATCTGATATTAGATATAGATATATACATAAATGTAATATTGATGATTATCAAAATATGCTTGAACATGGATGGCGACGTTTTGGTAAAATGCACTTTGTGCCAGAGTGTAAAGAGTGCACAAAGTGTGTCTCAATGAGAATTGATGTGGCAAATTATAAATTTTCAAGTTCAGAAAAGAGAGTATTCAAAAAAAATTTAGATACTAAACTTTATATTCAGCCTCCATCTTTGACTTTAGATCACTTAAGGCTTTATGATAAATATCATGAGCATATGAATAAGAAAAAAGATTGGCCATATACTCCAATTGAACCATCAGAGTATGATAGATCTTATGTTCAAGGTAAAGAAGAGTTTACAAAGGAGTTTTTATATGTTAGAGATAATAAACTAATTGGTGTGGCATTGGTTGATATATTGCCTGAATCAATTTCATCAATTTACTGTTATTATGATCATGATTATGAAAAACTATCTATAGGTAAGTTTTCAATATTAGCACAGATAAAAATTGCAAAAGAGTTGAACATCCCTTATATCTATTTGGGATATTGGATAAAAAATCATTATTCTATGGGATATAAAGAGGCTTATCTTCCCTTTGAGGTTTTGAAAAATAGAGCAACTTTAAGTGAAGATGCAGTTTGGGAAAAGTATAAAAAATAA
- the aat gene encoding leucyl/phenylalanyl-tRNA--protein transferase, whose product MDIFPLDNYSYSFPNPRLASNEGILAYGGDLSPTRLFKAYSMGIFPWYNKTDPILWWSPNPRLILNLDEFKVSKSLKKTINSNIFEIKFDENFKELMLECSKIKRENQKGSWIHDEVIESYNEFYKLGFAHSFESYYEGELVGGGYGVVIGDIFCGESMFAKKSDASKVALYYLIERLKKSNFRLIDCQIPTKHLKSLGAKEISRDSFLELIQKALENPREF is encoded by the coding sequence TTGGATATTTTCCCTTTAGATAACTACTCTTATAGTTTTCCAAATCCAAGATTGGCTTCAAATGAGGGAATTTTAGCTTATGGTGGAGATTTGTCTCCAACTAGGCTATTTAAAGCTTATTCAATGGGAATCTTCCCTTGGTATAATAAAACTGATCCTATTCTTTGGTGGAGCCCTAATCCTCGCTTAATTTTAAATCTAGATGAGTTTAAAGTTTCAAAGTCACTAAAGAAAACAATCAATAGTAATATATTTGAAATAAAATTTGATGAAAATTTTAAAGAGCTTATGCTTGAGTGCTCAAAGATAAAAAGAGAGAATCAAAAGGGTTCTTGGATACATGATGAGGTTATAGAGTCATATAATGAGTTTTATAAATTAGGTTTTGCTCACTCTTTTGAAAGCTACTATGAAGGGGAATTAGTGGGTGGTGGTTATGGTGTTGTAATTGGTGATATCTTTTGTGGAGAATCTATGTTTGCAAAAAAAAGTGATGCTTCTAAAGTTGCTTTGTATTACCTTATCGAGAGACTGAAAAAGAGTAATTTTAGATTAATAGATTGTCAAATTCCTACAAAACATTTAAAATCATTAGGAGCAAAAGAGATTAGTAGAGATAGCTTTTTAGAGTTAATACAAAAAGCTTTAGAAAATCCAAGAGAATTTTAA
- the trpA gene encoding tryptophan synthase subunit alpha codes for MKKLVGYITSSIPSNDFTVDLALSMKEAGVDILELGVPFSDPVADGPVIEKANHIALNSGFKLKDLFEASSKIAPQMDMLWMGYMNPFFHYGLENFLKKADEFGVNGMIIPDLPFEEALLVNDTFEKYNKANISFVAPTHGEERIKKVVENSKKFIYMVAYAGITGSGQSEDLSSIISTVKKYSNTPLYIGFGVDEKSCKEKAKGVDGVIVGSAFVKHLVDESLSNSEKIKKISAIAKEIKEKINE; via the coding sequence TTGAAAAAATTAGTAGGTTATATAACTTCATCAATTCCAAGTAATGATTTTACAGTTGATTTAGCTCTTAGTATGAAAGAGGCAGGAGTTGATATTTTGGAGTTAGGTGTTCCTTTCTCTGATCCTGTTGCTGATGGACCAGTTATAGAAAAAGCAAACCATATAGCTTTAAACAGTGGTTTTAAATTAAAAGACCTTTTTGAAGCTAGCTCTAAAATTGCACCACAAATGGATATGTTATGGATGGGATATATGAATCCTTTTTTTCATTATGGTTTAGAAAACTTTTTAAAAAAAGCAGATGAGTTTGGTGTAAATGGTATGATAATTCCTGATTTACCCTTTGAAGAGGCGCTTTTAGTAAATGATACTTTTGAAAAATATAATAAAGCAAATATCTCATTTGTTGCACCTACTCATGGGGAAGAGAGAATAAAAAAAGTTGTAGAAAATTCTAAAAAATTTATCTATATGGTTGCCTATGCAGGAATTACAGGAAGTGGACAAAGTGAAGATTTAAGTTCTATTATTTCTACTGTTAAAAAGTATTCTAATACTCCACTTTACATAGGTTTTGGGGTTGATGAAAAGAGTTGTAAAGAGAAAGCAAAAGGTGTTGATGGAGTAATTGTTGGTAGTGCATTTGTTAAACATTTGGTTGATGAATCCCTATCAAATAGTGAAAAAATCAAGAAAATATCTGCAATTGCAAAAGAGATTAAAGAAAAGATAAACGAATAA
- a CDS encoding AI-2E family transporter, with the protein MKPQYFLIGLTVVTIFFMLQLFDPFLKPIIVALLLAVATNSMNIYFKYHIPNQFFSAILLTILLTLIFFVPVLYCIFSFASLINKIDQKALFDIFEVVKQWVDTIPDDFVFLKDQLLRVIDKVDIPEFIQNLFSIGAFLGKNSAKFIIDMVMILIFFFFFTFYSTSLAHYFKEALPLKMEDSNALFYESSNVMSVVLYSILATAILEGFLFGIFISFFGYDGILLGVLYGFASLVPVVGGMIMWLPVAIYEIFAGSSANAVAIAIYSIVVISVIADTFIKPVIIKYINHRIVKTPTKVNELLIFFAIVAGLSTFGFWGMIIGPAMVTFFISLLQLLKKFSDDFYSIEKSLEDRR; encoded by the coding sequence TTGAAACCCCAATATTTTTTGATTGGATTGACTGTAGTTACTATTTTTTTTATGCTACAGCTATTTGATCCTTTTTTAAAACCAATAATTGTTGCACTACTTTTGGCTGTTGCTACAAACTCTATGAATATTTATTTTAAATATCATATACCAAATCAGTTTTTTTCGGCTATTTTATTAACAATACTTTTAACTTTGATATTCTTTGTTCCAGTTTTGTATTGCATCTTCTCTTTTGCCTCTTTGATTAATAAAATTGATCAAAAAGCACTTTTTGATATTTTTGAAGTTGTAAAACAATGGGTAGATACTATCCCTGATGATTTTGTCTTTTTGAAAGATCAACTCCTTAGAGTAATCGATAAAGTTGATATTCCAGAGTTTATACAAAATCTCTTTTCAATTGGTGCATTTTTAGGTAAAAACTCTGCAAAATTTATTATTGATATGGTTATGATATTAATATTTTTCTTCTTTTTTACCTTTTATAGTACAAGTTTGGCTCACTACTTTAAAGAGGCATTACCACTTAAAATGGAAGACTCGAATGCACTATTTTATGAATCTTCAAATGTAATGAGTGTTGTTTTATACTCAATTTTAGCTACTGCCATTTTAGAGGGATTTCTTTTTGGAATATTTATCTCTTTCTTTGGATATGATGGAATACTTTTAGGAGTATTATATGGCTTTGCTTCACTTGTTCCTGTAGTTGGTGGAATGATTATGTGGCTTCCTGTTGCAATCTATGAAATCTTTGCAGGAAGCAGTGCAAATGCCGTTGCAATTGCTATTTATTCAATAGTAGTTATATCTGTAATTGCAGATACTTTTATAAAACCAGTTATTATAAAATATATAAATCATAGAATTGTAAAAACTCCAACAAAAGTAAATGAACTGCTAATATTTTTTGCAATAGTTGCAGGTCTTTCTACTTTTGGTTTTTGGGGGATGATAATAGGTCCAGCGATGGTTACTTTTTTTATCTCACTTTTACAACTACTTAAAAAGTTTAGTGATGACTTTTATAGTATTGAAAAGAGCTTAGAGGATAGGAGATAG
- a CDS encoding ferredoxin-thioredoxin reductase catalytic domain-containing protein: MIRKIDIESDEFQTELELTKQFTNKVCEEHGFFYNPEDDVNESIQMGLTRNKLIYGKRYCPCFMVVGETQEEKDKADNRLCPCTPALTKEIPSKGHCHCAIFCTKEYVDDVLAQQTPQSEEKKHSLGLTKKQCEDLLLKPEVNAAEVEALLEARNLGFVDFLLVDTREWMEWIGGRIVGTDYLVPTTSFYQSLEQIENKKETPIILYCHSGSRSAYCQRIMLSSGFKTVINLDYGIMTYQGEIVAGE; this comes from the coding sequence ATGATAAGAAAAATTGATATTGAAAGTGATGAGTTTCAAACTGAACTAGAACTAACAAAACAATTTACTAATAAAGTTTGTGAAGAACATGGATTTTTTTATAATCCTGAAGATGATGTAAATGAATCAATACAAATGGGACTAACAAGAAACAAACTTATTTATGGAAAAAGATATTGTCCCTGTTTTATGGTTGTGGGTGAGACTCAAGAGGAAAAAGACAAAGCTGATAATAGATTGTGCCCTTGTACACCAGCTCTTACAAAAGAGATACCCTCAAAAGGACATTGTCACTGTGCAATTTTTTGTACAAAAGAGTATGTGGATGATGTTTTAGCACAACAAACACCACAAAGTGAAGAGAAAAAACACTCTTTAGGTTTAACAAAAAAACAGTGTGAAGATTTACTTTTAAAACCAGAAGTTAATGCAGCAGAAGTTGAAGCTCTTTTAGAAGCAAGAAATTTAGGGTTTGTAGATTTTTTATTAGTTGATACTAGAGAGTGGATGGAGTGGATTGGTGGAAGAATTGTAGGTACAGATTATTTAGTTCCAACAACTTCATTTTATCAATCATTAGAGCAAATAGAAAACAAAAAAGAGACCCCTATTATTCTTTATTGCCATAGTGGTAGTAGAAGTGCATATTGCCAAAGAATTATGTTAAGTTCAGGATTTAAAACTGTTATTAATCTTGATTATGGAATTATGACTTATCAAGGTGAAATAGTTGCAGGAGAGTAG
- the feoB gene encoding ferrous iron transport protein B translates to MLNKKNKKLIKVALVGQPNVGKSMLINSISNSRLKVGNFSGVTVEKTQIEFEYKDYLFEIIDLPGSYSLTDFTLEEKVTKNYLEEEDYDIILNVLDSTNLERNLYLTNELLALDKKMVLALNMSDEAINEGIKINEKQLSKIIGKPCVKTSAKTKLGIKELLEELTTKYESMKFESKLIFSDVIEEEIANIKSFLLEKKYRTNIHYREIAIKLLKEDKKTFLILRDEPIWIELQLILTNAFEHIYLHYGTKNLNNIFEDEKFAFARGIVTEVVKLEKQNEDNKTLTDKIDSILIHKIFGLPIFLFLMWGLFQLTFELGNIPMDLIDAFFATLIDETKNILGDTQIASVIADGALAGVGAVVLFIPNIVILFFGIALLETTGYMSRVAFLLDGFFHKFGLHGKSFIPLVTGFGCSVPAYMAARTLKNPKDRLLTLFIIGFMSCGARLPIYVLFTGAFFSEKNAGNILFLIYIVGALLGLIAAKVLKIVVFKSEDEPFVMEMPKYRLPSTKLIWHTVSNQALMYLKKAGTFILAASILIWFASNYPKQPEYEAIINQQLELANSEEERYELNNKMALYNLENSYLGKVGKFSEPLFAPLGFDWKMTIALETGLAAKEIVVSTLGILYGLGDETDEGSQGLLEKIKTNIPLASALAYIVFVMIYLPCLAASMVFTREAGGWRYLVYLFVFTTSIAWILSFVTYNVARGLGL, encoded by the coding sequence ATGTTAAACAAAAAAAATAAAAAACTAATCAAAGTGGCCTTAGTTGGTCAACCAAATGTTGGTAAATCTATGCTTATTAACTCTATTTCAAACTCAAGGCTAAAAGTTGGAAACTTCTCTGGAGTTACAGTAGAAAAAACACAAATTGAGTTTGAATATAAAGATTATCTTTTTGAAATTATTGATTTACCAGGTTCATACTCACTAACAGATTTTACATTAGAAGAGAAAGTTACAAAGAATTATCTTGAAGAAGAGGATTATGATATTATCTTAAATGTCTTGGATTCAACAAATTTAGAGAGAAACTTATATTTAACTAACGAGTTGTTAGCTTTAGATAAAAAAATGGTTTTAGCTTTAAATATGTCAGATGAAGCAATAAATGAGGGAATTAAGATAAATGAAAAACAGCTTTCAAAAATTATTGGAAAACCTTGCGTTAAAACATCTGCTAAAACAAAACTTGGTATTAAAGAGTTATTAGAAGAGTTAACAACAAAATATGAATCTATGAAATTTGAATCAAAACTGATTTTTTCAGATGTAATAGAAGAAGAGATTGCAAATATTAAATCATTTCTATTAGAAAAAAAATATAGAACAAATATTCACTATAGAGAGATTGCCATTAAACTTTTAAAAGAGGATAAGAAGACTTTTCTTATTTTAAGAGATGAACCTATTTGGATAGAACTTCAACTCATTTTAACAAATGCATTTGAACACATCTACTTGCATTATGGAACAAAAAATCTAAATAATATATTTGAAGATGAAAAGTTTGCTTTTGCAAGGGGTATTGTTACTGAAGTTGTAAAACTAGAAAAACAAAATGAAGATAACAAAACTCTTACAGATAAGATTGATTCAATTTTAATTCACAAAATATTTGGTCTTCCAATTTTTTTATTTTTAATGTGGGGGCTTTTTCAGTTAACATTTGAACTTGGAAATATTCCAATGGATCTAATTGATGCTTTTTTTGCGACATTGATTGATGAAACAAAAAATATTTTAGGTGATACTCAAATAGCTTCAGTTATTGCGGATGGTGCTCTTGCTGGAGTTGGAGCTGTTGTTCTTTTTATTCCAAATATTGTTATTCTATTTTTTGGGATTGCACTACTTGAAACAACAGGATATATGAGTAGAGTTGCATTCCTTTTAGATGGTTTTTTCCACAAATTTGGACTTCATGGAAAATCATTTATCCCTTTAGTTACAGGATTTGGTTGTTCAGTTCCAGCTTATATGGCAGCAAGAACACTTAAAAATCCAAAAGATAGACTTTTAACTCTTTTTATAATTGGTTTTATGTCTTGTGGAGCAAGACTTCCTATTTATGTACTATTTACAGGTGCTTTTTTCTCAGAAAAAAATGCTGGAAATATTCTTTTTCTAATCTATATTGTGGGGGCTCTTTTAGGACTTATTGCAGCAAAAGTGCTAAAAATAGTAGTATTTAAAAGTGAAGATGAACCTTTTGTTATGGAGATGCCAAAATATAGACTTCCTTCTACAAAACTTATTTGGCATACAGTTTCAAATCAGGCATTAATGTATCTTAAAAAAGCTGGAACATTTATCCTCGCAGCTTCAATTCTAATCTGGTTTGCCTCAAACTATCCAAAACAACCAGAGTATGAAGCAATAATAAATCAACAACTTGAATTGGCTAACTCAGAAGAAGAAAGATATGAGTTGAATAATAAAATGGCTCTTTATAATCTTGAGAACTCTTATTTAGGTAAAGTTGGAAAATTCTCAGAACCTCTTTTTGCACCATTAGGTTTTGATTGGAAAATGACAATTGCTCTTGAAACAGGACTTGCTGCAAAAGAGATTGTAGTTTCAACTTTAGGGATTTTATATGGACTAGGGGATGAAACAGATGAAGGTAGCCAAGGGTTACTTGAAAAAATAAAAACAAATATTCCTCTTGCATCTGCTTTAGCTTATATTGTTTTTGTTATGATTTATTTGCCTTGTTTGGCTGCATCAATGGTATTTACAAGGGAAGCTGGGGGTTGGAGATATTTAGTTTATCTTTTTGTTTTCACAACATCAATTGCTTGGATTCTTTCATTTGTTACATATAATGTTGCCAGAGGACTTGGTTTGTAG
- the panB gene encoding 3-methyl-2-oxobutanoate hydroxymethyltransferase has protein sequence MSIIKENFEKMNITKIKNAKNIRKLTVITAYDALFANLFKNIADIILVGDSLNMSFAGKNDTLSATLDQMIYHTKAVCNGAKEAFVVVDMPFGTYINKDEALKNASKVYAKTNAAAVKIEGGEDRADIVEHLTKNSIAVMGHIGLMPQYVRSEGGYKVRGKDKHDAQQLIKDALAIEKAGAFSIVIEGVMSDVAKEISEAVNIPTIGIGAGKDTDGQVLVWSDMLGLFEDFKPKFVRDYLDGANLVKDAVKQYRSDVQNGSFPSKEEEY, from the coding sequence ATGAGTATTATTAAAGAAAATTTTGAAAAGATGAATATAACAAAAATTAAAAATGCAAAGAATATCAGAAAGTTGACAGTTATTACTGCTTACGATGCTCTTTTTGCGAATCTATTTAAAAATATAGCAGATATAATTTTAGTTGGAGATAGTCTAAATATGAGTTTTGCTGGTAAAAATGACACTCTATCTGCAACGTTAGATCAAATGATTTACCACACAAAAGCAGTTTGTAATGGAGCAAAAGAGGCTTTTGTTGTTGTTGATATGCCCTTTGGAACTTATATAAACAAAGATGAAGCACTAAAAAATGCAAGTAAAGTATATGCCAAAACAAATGCGGCAGCAGTTAAAATTGAAGGTGGAGAGGATAGAGCAGATATTGTTGAACACTTAACAAAAAATTCAATAGCAGTTATGGGACACATAGGACTTATGCCTCAATATGTAAGAAGTGAAGGTGGATACAAAGTTAGAGGAAAAGATAAACACGATGCCCAACAACTTATAAAAGATGCCCTTGCAATAGAAAAAGCTGGAGCATTTTCTATTGTAATAGAAGGTGTTATGTCTGATGTAGCAAAAGAGATTAGTGAAGCAGTTAATATTCCAACTATTGGAATTGGTGCAGGGAAAGACACAGATGGACAGGTTTTAGTATGGTCTGATATGTTAGGTCTTTTTGAAGATTTTAAACCAAAATTTGTAAGAGATTATTTGGATGGTGCAAATTTAGTAAAAGATGCTGTAAAACAATATAGAAGTGATGTTCAAAATGGATCTTTCCCTTCTAAAGAAGAAGAGTATTAA
- the ruvB gene encoding Holliday junction branch migration DNA helicase RuvB — protein MERVVEVEQISFEDESSEVNLRPSSWDDYIGQEKIKKNLKVFIEASRKRNEALDHILFYGPPGLGKTTLSYLISNEMNSNIKVTAGPMIEKSGDLAAILTNLEEGDILFIDEIHRLSPAVEEILYPAMEDYRLDIIIGSGPAAQTVKIDLPRFTLIGATTRAGMLSNPLRERFGMHFRMQFYDHEELAKIIQKASLKLGKACEDNAALEISRRSRGTPRVALRLLRRVRDFSEVENENSIHLKRCQYALNELGVNESGFDEMDINLLELLVSNRGKPMGLSTIAAALSEDEGTIEDAIEPYLLANGYIERTARGRVASVKTYELFRLSYPGSEKLDSEGRLF, from the coding sequence ATGGAAAGAGTAGTTGAAGTTGAACAAATATCTTTTGAAGACGAGAGTAGTGAAGTAAACCTTCGTCCCTCTTCTTGGGATGACTATATAGGTCAAGAGAAAATCAAAAAAAACCTAAAAGTTTTTATAGAAGCCTCTAGAAAAAGGAATGAAGCCTTAGATCATATACTTTTTTATGGACCTCCAGGACTTGGAAAAACAACCCTATCTTATCTAATCTCAAATGAGATGAATTCAAATATAAAAGTTACTGCTGGACCAATGATTGAAAAAAGTGGTGATTTGGCTGCAATTTTAACAAACCTTGAAGAGGGAGATATTCTTTTTATTGATGAGATTCATAGATTAAGTCCTGCTGTTGAAGAGATTTTGTATCCAGCTATGGAAGATTATAGATTAGATATTATAATTGGTTCAGGACCAGCAGCACAAACTGTTAAAATTGACCTTCCAAGATTTACTCTAATTGGAGCAACAACAAGAGCTGGGATGTTAAGTAATCCTTTAAGAGAGAGATTTGGAATGCACTTTAGAATGCAGTTTTATGACCATGAAGAGCTTGCAAAAATTATCCAAAAAGCCTCTTTAAAACTGGGAAAAGCCTGTGAAGATAATGCAGCATTGGAGATTTCAAGAAGAAGCAGAGGGACACCAAGAGTTGCTTTAAGACTTCTTAGACGTGTAAGAGACTTTTCAGAAGTTGAAAATGAAAATTCAATTCATCTAAAAAGATGTCAATACGCTTTAAATGAATTGGGTGTAAATGAATCAGGTTTTGATGAAATGGATATAAATTTACTTGAATTGCTTGTCTCTAATAGAGGTAAACCAATGGGACTTTCAACTATTGCAGCAGCTTTAAGTGAAGATGAGGGAACAATTGAAGATGCAATAGAACCATATCTTTTGGCAAATGGATATATAGAGAGAACTGCAAGAGGAAGAGTAGCTTCTGTTAAAACTTATGAACTTTTCAGACTCTCATATCCAGGAAGTGAAAAACTTGATAGCGAAGGAAGGCTTTTTTGA
- a CDS encoding c-type cytochrome has product MNKILFSLIVAASIFVGCSDEKVETTTQNEEAKAPQEKFVTQTKESAAEVAATIVEESKKVAQAGSEAVKDMTNDVIEKSKEIKEEAVKSVNQTKDKIEDSINSIVEAKSAINDESKTMLDKGKALYLKCAGCHGASAEKPALGKSLVIKGWSKEQIVSALEGYKNGTYGAVMKGVMKSQVSSMTKEDIEAVAEYISKF; this is encoded by the coding sequence ATGAATAAAATTTTATTTAGTTTGATTGTTGCAGCTTCAATTTTTGTTGGATGTTCTGATGAAAAAGTAGAAACCACTACACAAAATGAAGAAGCAAAAGCTCCTCAAGAAAAGTTTGTTACACAAACAAAAGAATCAGCTGCTGAAGTTGCAGCTACAATAGTAGAAGAGTCTAAAAAAGTTGCACAAGCAGGTTCTGAAGCAGTAAAAGATATGACAAATGATGTTATAGAGAAAAGTAAAGAGATTAAAGAAGAAGCAGTAAAGAGTGTAAATCAAACAAAAGATAAAATTGAAGATAGTATAAATAGTATTGTTGAAGCAAAATCAGCTATAAATGATGAGTCTAAAACAATGTTAGATAAAGGAAAAGCTTTATATTTAAAGTGTGCAGGCTGTCATGGAGCAAGTGCTGAAAAACCTGCATTAGGGAAATCTCTAGTCATTAAAGGGTGGAGTAAAGAACAAATTGTTAGTGCACTAGAGGGGTATAAAAATGGAACTTATGGTGCAGTAATGAAAGGCGTAATGAAAAGCCAAGTTTCATCAATGACTAAAGAAGATATTGAGGCAGTTGCTGAGTATATTTCTAAATTCTAA